The DNA region GATACGTGGGATTGAATTCCTTCGGTTTCGGAGGGGTAAATGCACACGTTTTATTGGATTCTTATACCAAAGAGAAAGTCAACAATGGGAGGCCCTCTGACGACTTGCCCAGGCTCGTGGTTGCATCTGGGCGCACCGAAGAGGCAATAGAAACGCTTCTAAATTATGTAAGATAATTAACTATCTTGCCTCTGAGCACTATAGAAATTAGATATCAAATAGTGGACAAGGAATAACGTGCTTCCTAGGTGGAAAGTATTCCAGTGGATGTGGAATATATTCGACTCTTGCATGAAATTCATGCTGATAATATATCAGGTCACTTGATCAGAGGGTACACCCTAGTTGGATCTAAAGTATCCGAGAAGCCACCGAGAGAGATGCAAGAATTCCCGGGCACAAAGAGACCAATTTGGTTCGTTTTCTCTGGCATGGGATCCCAGTGGGCTGGAATGGGTAGATACATGTTAAACTATTTCTGGGCAAAATTATGCTCTCGTTAAAAAGGAGAATTCAAATATCGAATTTAAACGTAACAGGTAAGGAATTAATGCGATTCCCCACCTTCCTAAAGGCGATACAAAAGTTCGATGCAGCTTTAAAACCGCATGGCGTTGATATCGTTAAAATTATCACGAGCAAGGACAAGGAGACGTTTGACAACGTCCTGAATTCATTCGTTGGAATTGCTGCGATTCAGGTGAAATGAGTATATAACTATATGGAGTAACGATTATTGCCTTCCACGACCGTAACTAACATTAACACCCGCAAAGATCGGTCTCGTAGATCTCCTCACATCCGTGGGTATAGTGCCAGACAACATAATCGGCCATTCTGTGGGAGAACTTGGATGTGCTTACGCAGACGGATGCTTCACCGCTGAGCAAATGGTTCTCTCCGCGTACTCTAGAGGTCTGGCTTCTATCGAGACGGAGCTGATTTATGGATCAATGGCGGCGATCGGCCTCGGCTATGCACAAATCAAAGAGATGTGTCCACCAGATATCGAAGTAGCGTGTCATAATAGCGCCGATAGTTCTACCATTAGTGGGCCAGCGGAGTCCATGAAGCAGTTCGTGGCTAAGTTACAGGTAAGTGTTTCACGGTCTCAGCGCGAATGAGTCAGCTCGGGTGCCCCTGGATGGCTAGCTCCGGCCTCAAGAACATGCTTCTGCGAAAGAATCACCCACGAAACATGCCTCGAGCCCTGATGGTGTACGAAGATGCAGTTACCGGGATGAATCGTGACTCAATGTTCCAGGCAAACAAGATTTTTGCCAAGGAAGTGCCGTGCGGTAACATCGCATACCACAGCCGCTACATCGCGGAAGCGGGGCCAAAACTCCTAGCATACTTGCGGAAAGTGATTCCCGTGCCGAAGCCACGAAGTTCCAAGTGGGTAAGCACATCCGTGCCTCGTAGCCAGTGGTCGACGCCAGAGGCACAGCTCTCCTCCGCCGAATACCACACGAACAATCTTCTCAACTCCGTGCTGTTCGCGGAGACGGCCACCATGATTCCTTCGGACGCGATAACCATCGAGATCGCTCCTCACGGCCTCCTCCAAGCTATCCTCACAAGATCGTTGGACTCCACCGTAACAAACGTGCCGCTGACTCACCGCGGCCACAAAGACAACGCCGAGTTTTTCCTGCAAGCTCTTGGAAAACTGTATAACGTGGGCTTGCAACCACAGCTCCAGAACCTGTATCCCTCTGTTTCATTTCCCGTCAGTCGTGGCACACCAATGATCTCCCCTCTCGTGAAGTGAGTCAAGCAGTAGCTCCAACTCGTTGAAATGTTCGGCTAATACTTTATAAAACGGGAATGCCAAATTTCAGGTGGGAACATTCTGAAGACTGGTTCGTTCCGCTTTACTCACGACGTCAAAAAATAACTACGTCGGAGAGACTTGTCAACATCGATCTTAACGATGAGTCTTTCGAGTACATGGCCCATCACGTGATCGACGGAAGGAACTTAGTCCCAGCTACGGGATATCTCATGCTGGTTTGGGAAAGTGTGTCTTTGATGGAGGGAAAACTGTGCGACGAATTATCGGTAGTTTTCGAAAACATTAAGTTCGAACGTGCGACGAACATTACGAAGGACGGTATTATTCCACTAACAATCATAGTTCAAAGAGGTAAAACCCATTGCACTTTGGAAACAACCACTGTAAAAAAGCCAAACGCTTTAATACTCTAACGCGTGTTCAGGTTCCGGGAAATTCGAGATATCAGAAGGATCGACGACCGTGGTATCAGGAGTGGTGCACGGAACAGCGAATCCTGCGCAAGAAATGATTTCGCCTGAGTTTTTAGAAGCGATCGAAGATGAAGAAGTTTTGACTACAAAGGACATATACAAGGAGTTGAAACTCCGTGGATACCAGTACTCAGGGGTATTCCGTGCGCTAAAGAGTGCGTCGATCAACGGAAAAAGGGGACGCATCGCATGGATGAAGAATTGGGCCGCCTTTATGGACAACATGCTGCAAATCAAGTTACTAGGCCTCGATTCCAGAGCATTGTACGTACCTACGGCGATCAAGAAGCTGGTGATAGACGTAAAAGCTCACGCTAATGTAATTCTGAATCTTACCAAAGAAAACATAGGTATGCCATTTTTATAGGCTCATTTTTATACTCCCCTCAATTTgtcgccctaggctgcagcctacttagcgtATACTCAAATCCGCCCCAGATCGGGTCCTTACCAATTCTACGGGTATTGCAGAAATCCCAGTGCACGTCTACACTAATCACGACGTCGTGAGATCTGGAGGTATAGAAATTCGCGGGTTAACAGCCAATTCCATCCAACGACGAAAGCAAATGGCGGACCCAGTATTGGAGGAGTACAAATTTGTGGCAAATCGTGATAAAGCGCAAGTCACTTTAAATGAAATGATTGTACTGTCGACTCAGCTGGCCCTAGAATGCCACATGTTGACCGGTCCAAAGATCCTTGAACTGATCGAAGTCGATGACAACGTCCCCGACGAAGAAGTCCTTACGCCTGATTTCCTCAAGGTGTTAGGAGACCTGCCAATGATTCGACCAAAGATGACTCTTGCTGCAGATTCTCAGCGAAGCCAAAAACTATCGTTGCCGGAGTCAGTGACAACGGTAGAGCCAGTGAAACTGCCGGACGATGGCACTGTCCTTATGGCAGCCGCCTACAACATCCTGTCGCCAAAGAAACAACATTCTTTAGACAAACTTATCCTCGCGATCATGGATCGGGGATTCATTTTAACGCGAGAACTGACGGTGAACAATAAAACTTACTCACACATCGAAAGACGTGGCTTGAATATTGTTTTAGAAAAGAGCTTCGGGGATGAGACACTACTGCTCTTAAAACAGAAGGAGAAACCTCCCAATAGTACAGAGGTTGTATACGTGAACAATAATGAATTTAGCTGGCTCAATAAAGTGAAAGACATCTTGAAGaacgaagaagagaaaaagaatgACGTGGCGGTGAGACTGGTACTGGTCGCAGAGGGTGACATGGAAAATGGGGCTCTGGGTTTGGTAAAATGTTTAAGGCGAGAACCCCGTGGCGAGATTGTGAAGACTGTAATAATTCAGGACAAAAATGGCCCCAAGTTTTCTCTAAACGATCCATTTTTCGCTAAACAGCTCGATATTGATATTGGCATTAATATTTTACGGCCACAAAAAGTTTGGGGTACATACAGACACCTACATCTAGCGCCACTGAAGCCAGTCCCAGTCCCTCATGGTTATGCAAATATTAAGGTATGCGAAAATTTTTGTTCGTAGAATACTAAAGCTACAGAATGACCAGAGCTGTATGAAATTATTCCGCAGGTAAGAGGAGACTTGAGTTCCCTGGAATGGGTGCAGGGCTCCCTCCAGCCTGACGTCAAAGATGAAAATCTTGTAAAAGTAATATACTCTTCTCTGAACTTCAGAGATGTAATGCTGGCTACTGGCAAGCTGATGCCGGAGGCTCTGACACAAAAGCGGGAGCTCCGCGACTGCTTGATCGGATTCGAATTCAGTGGAGTAGATGCCAGTGGCCGTCGAGTGATGGGATTCGCCGATAGCAGGTAAAACATCGTATCCAATATTTTGAATACCCCGACCAattgccaattttttttaaaaaaaaactatatgaCCGCGTTGGAAGTTTTGCTTGAATGTTGTGGCCGTTTGGATGTCGAGTCGCTTCTATCCTCGTAGAATCTATACCTTTACGAAATTCGTCTTAAAGCTTTTACTGAGTACTCTTCAGATAATATACTATAGATCCATGGagaaaaagaaatcgatttgCAGAAAAATGTTAATGTAAATGTCCCCTTAATTCCCCGATTTTTCCAGGGCTATGTCAAACCTCGTCAGTCGCAACAACTTCAGTGTATGGTCCATACCAGACAAGTGGTCTCTAGAGGACGCAGCCACGATTCCAGCCACGTATTTTACTGTCTTTTACGCTTTGTACTACTATGGAAAGCTAAGGAAAGGGGAAAAAATTTTGATCCATGCCGGTAGCGGTGGCGTGGGTCAAGCTGCCATCAACATCGCCCTTTCCGAGGGCTGCGAGGTATTCACCACCGTGGGAACCCCCGAAAAGAGAAGATTCATTAGGGAAAAATTCCCCAGCATTAGCGACGACCACATTGGTAACTCTCGAGACACGAGTTTCGAGCAGATGGTGAAGAAATTGACGAACAGTAAGGGAGTCGACATAGTCCTGAATTCCTTGGCAGAGGAAAAGCTCCAAGCGTCAGTTCGCTGTTTGGCTTATCGAGGTCGTTTCCTCGAGATTGGCAAATTCGACTTGGCTGCGAATAATCAGCTGGGAATGCAAATTTTCCTGAAGGAAATCAGCTTCCACGGAATCCTCCTGGATAACATAATTAACGGCACCATGCCGCATGTACAGGCAGAGATGCATGAGttctttaaaacaaaaattcaaagcaaGGCAATCAAGCCTTTGAATAGAAAATGCTTTGAGAAACATGAACTGGAGGCTGCCTTTAGGTACATGGCAGCCGGTAAACATACTGGAAAGGTGAATACTACATTCGTCCTGTTTCATAAACTTAATACATCCACTACCTTCCaggtttgtaaaaaattaaaccctCGATCTTCGACAGATCCTGATCAAGGTAGGAGATGAGAAGGCACCCTTGGACACGCCGATACTCGCCTATCCTCAATTCAACGCTATACCAGACAAGAGCTACGTGATTGTCGGGGGTCTAGGTGGGCTGGGTCTAGAAATGGCTGACTGGTTGGTGCTTCGTGGTGCCAGGAACCTAGTGTTCATCTCTCGCGGGGGCATTAAAAACGGCTACCAGAAACTAAGGACAGAACTATGGAAATCATACGGCGTAAAAATCCTAATAATTTCTGGCCGGGACGCTTCCAAGACCACAGACTGTGAGTTCATCTTGAAATCCGCGGAGAAACAGGCGCCCGTCGATGGTATCTTCAACCTCGCAGCAGTGCTAAAGGACTGCCTGTGCATAAACCAAACCGAGAACGATTTTGAGGAGAGCCTGAAACCGAAGGCATGGATCACCAAGCAGTTGGACCAGGTGTCGAGGAAGATCTGTCCGACTCTTCGCCACTTTGTCGTGTTCTCCTCTATTTCCTGCGGACGGGGTAATCCTGGTCAGACCAATTACGGTATGGGTAACGCGGTGTTGGAGAGGATCTGTGAAAGAAGAGTCGAAGAGGGCCTGCCGGGCATGGCGATACAATGGGGAGCCGTAGCTGAAGTTGGGCTGGCCGCGGATCTGTTGGAGGACAAGAAGCAATTCGTGATCGGTGGAACACTGCCACAGAGGATATCATCGTGTTTGGAAGAGCTGGACAAATTTCTGATGCATAGCAGACCGATTGTAGCTAGCATGGTTGTTGCGGAGAAACGACCTAGCGCTAACGAAGTAAGCACCGTTCTAGAAGCGGTAATGAATATCATGGGTGAGTAATTGTGCGGTTTAGCTTGCTATTTGAACTACATCTAGCTGACTTACAATATTTTGTCATTGCAGGTATAAAGAATCTTAAGGTTATCAGCCAATCTTCTTCGTTGCCTGAAGTCGGAATGGACTCCATGATGGCAATGGAAATAAGGCAAACTTTGGAACGAGACTTCGAAGTCTTCCTAACTCCACAAGATCTTCGAGCCCTGAGTATAGCTAAGCTTATGGAGATGTCCGCGAAAGATAAAAAGCAtt from Andrena cerasifolii isolate SP2316 chromosome 13, iyAndCera1_principal, whole genome shotgun sequence includes:
- the LOC143375759 gene encoding fatty acid synthase-like, giving the protein MSCSVQATPSSGGYTSPEPGEEVVITGISGRFPECDNVNELKEKLMNKVDLVTDNSSRWNIDHAEIPRDGGKVSDLSKFDAHFFGVHYKQAHTMDPLGRMLLEHTYEAIIDAGVNPKQIRGTNTGVVVAACASDSERTWFFEKLQANGFGITGSSKAMLANRISYFLDLHGPSYTVDTACSSSMVAIDQACRLIRTGVCDQVIVGAANLCLHPYVSLQFMRLGVLSRDCRCKTFDAKANGYVRSEAACAIFLQKAKVAKRIYATVVYTKSNCDGYKEQGITFPASAIQAMLLEDFYKECGIPPTSLSFLEAHGTGTVIGDPEELGAIDKVFCKGRSTPLRIGSIKSNLGHTEPVSGLCSVAKILIAMETGIIPPNLHFTSPTKGMKCFEEGKVEVITEPTPWEGGYVGLNSFGFGGVNAHVLLDSYTKEKVNNGRPSDDLPRLVVASGRTEEAIETLLNYVESIPVDVEYIRLLHEIHADNISGHLIRGYTLVGSKVSEKPPREMQEFPGTKRPIWFVFSGMGSQWAGMGKELMRFPTFLKAIQKFDAALKPHGVDIVKIITSKDKETFDNVLNSFVGIAAIQIGLVDLLTSVGIVPDNIIGHSVGELGCAYADGCFTAEQMVLSAYSRGLASIETELIYGSMAAIGLGYAQIKEMCPPDIEVACHNSADSSTISGPAESMKQFVAKLQANKIFAKEVPCGNIAYHSRYIAEAGPKLLAYLRKVIPVPKPRSSKWVSTSVPRSQWSTPEAQLSSAEYHTNNLLNSVLFAETATMIPSDAITIEIAPHGLLQAILTRSLDSTVTNVPLTHRGHKDNAEFFLQALGKLYNVGLQPQLQNLYPSVSFPVSRGTPMISPLVKWEHSEDWFVPLYSRRQKITTSERLVNIDLNDESFEYMAHHVIDGRNLVPATGYLMLVWESVSLMEGKLCDELSVVFENIKFERATNITKDGIIPLTIIVQRGSGKFEISEGSTTVVSGVVHGTANPAQEMISPEFLEAIEDEEVLTTKDIYKELKLRGYQYSGVFRALKSASINGKRGRIAWMKNWAAFMDNMLQIKLLGLDSRALYVPTAIKKLVIDVKAHANVILNLTKENIEIPVHVYTNHDVVRSGGIEIRGLTANSIQRRKQMADPVLEEYKFVANRDKAQVTLNEMIVLSTQLALECHMLTGPKILELIEVDDNVPDEEVLTPDFLKVLGDLPMIRPKMTLAADSQRSQKLSLPESVTTVEPVKLPDDGTVLMAAAYNILSPKKQHSLDKLILAIMDRGFILTRELTVNNKTYSHIERRGLNIVLEKSFGDETLLLLKQKEKPPNSTEVVYVNNNEFSWLNKVKDILKNEEEKKNDVAVRLVLVAEGDMENGALGLVKCLRREPRGEIVKTVIIQDKNGPKFSLNDPFFAKQLDIDIGINILRPQKVWGTYRHLHLAPLKPVPVPHGYANIKVRGDLSSLEWVQGSLQPDVKDENLVKVIYSSLNFRDVMLATGKLMPEALTQKRELRDCLIGFEFSGVDASGRRVMGFADSRAMSNLVSRNNFSVWSIPDKWSLEDAATIPATYFTVFYALYYYGKLRKGEKILIHAGSGGVGQAAINIALSEGCEVFTTVGTPEKRRFIREKFPSISDDHIGNSRDTSFEQMVKKLTNSKGVDIVLNSLAEEKLQASVRCLAYRGRFLEIGKFDLAANNQLGMQIFLKEISFHGILLDNIINGTMPHVQAEMHEFFKTKIQSKAIKPLNRKCFEKHELEAAFRYMAAGKHTGKILIKVGDEKAPLDTPILAYPQFNAIPDKSYVIVGGLGGLGLEMADWLVLRGARNLVFISRGGIKNGYQKLRTELWKSYGVKILIISGRDASKTTDCEFILKSAEKQAPVDGIFNLAAVLKDCLCINQTENDFEESLKPKAWITKQLDQVSRKICPTLRHFVVFSSISCGRGNPGQTNYGMGNAVLERICERRVEEGLPGMAIQWGAVAEVGLAADLLEDKKQFVIGGTLPQRISSCLEELDKFLMHSRPIVASMVVAEKRPSANEVSTVLEAVMNIMGIKNLKVISQSSSLPEVGMDSMMAMEIRQTLERDFEVFLTPQDLRALSIAKLMEMSAKDKKHSKKYRKSTTNREMVIDAKRLMQSISVPLLNANYCVELPVKCHEKKNEIFLIPGIEGNAWIFDTLALKLKSPVTCLQTGLRETNLSIEEMADRLLPYVLERSKDRRDFVIVGYSYGSLIAIELVRRLEARAFIGHLILIDGSPDYMKAIKSTHLSAPTDAEFRSALLMAFLSITNPSAMPEFKLELHECTTWEEKLEKVISHTPEEISKTYNRDTQKAICTFFYNRLCTLDTYDSNSQTPLRTPITLLKPTLPSIKMSDDAYGLHQVTYGRVTVHEIEGNHSSILDNSKVVAAINCEPLDDEEDFEQHLNVVSPAMEL